A single region of the Cereibacter sphaeroides 2.4.1 genome encodes:
- a CDS encoding TRAP transporter small permease, producing the protein MQDGLKRLALVMGGLARIALWIAGGGLVLMTVFVFAQVFVRYVMNDSLHWAEPAAVMIMAWFIFLGAAVGVREGYHLSFDVLLYFLPKAVAPWLHTISDFFVAAFGFGMAWYGWSLAARAANDLMPGLGISRGFEFAPLISGGTLLVLFSIERVLRRAAGLHTARFGEDAPEEPETTTTGA; encoded by the coding sequence GTGCAGGACGGATTGAAGAGACTGGCCCTCGTCATGGGGGGGCTGGCGCGGATCGCGCTGTGGATCGCGGGCGGGGGCCTCGTGCTGATGACGGTCTTCGTCTTCGCGCAGGTTTTCGTGCGCTATGTGATGAACGACAGCCTGCACTGGGCGGAACCGGCCGCGGTCATGATCATGGCCTGGTTCATCTTCCTCGGCGCGGCCGTGGGCGTGCGCGAGGGCTATCACCTGTCCTTCGACGTGCTGCTCTATTTCCTGCCCAAGGCTGTCGCGCCCTGGCTGCACACGATCTCGGACTTCTTCGTGGCGGCCTTCGGCTTCGGCATGGCGTGGTATGGCTGGTCGCTCGCCGCGCGGGCCGCCAACGATCTCATGCCCGGCCTCGGCATCAGCCGCGGCTTCGAATTCGCGCCGCTGATCTCGGGCGGCACGCTGCTTGTCCTCTTCTCCATCGAGCGCGTCCTGCGCCGCGCCGCGGGCCTTCACACCGCCCGCTTCGGCGAGGATGCGCCGGAAGAGCCCGAAACCACCACCACGGGGGCCTGA
- a CDS encoding TRAP transporter substrate-binding protein, which translates to MKKTMIATLLASAALAAPAFAECEVTLRSSDTHPDGYPTVEGVKFMAERAKELSNGRICIEVFPSSQLGEEKDTIEQTQFGVIDMVRASFGSFNDIVPEAQLLSLPYLFRSEEHLHNVMDGPIGDELAKAFEAKDLIAVAYYDGGSRSFYNSQKPITKVEDLKGMKFRVMQSDVFVDMMSALGANATPMPYGEVYSSIQTGVIDGAENNWPSYDSSGHFEVAKYYTLDQHLMVPELVAISKIKWDALSPEDQQVLRQAAEESEPVQRKLWAEQEKASEEKVVASGAEVVREIDKTPFIEAMAPVYEKYVTKPEYQDLVKRIQETQ; encoded by the coding sequence ATGAAAAAAACAATGATCGCGACCCTGCTGGCGAGCGCCGCGCTCGCGGCACCCGCCTTCGCCGAGTGCGAGGTGACGCTGCGGTCTTCGGACACGCACCCGGACGGCTATCCGACCGTCGAGGGCGTCAAGTTCATGGCCGAGCGCGCCAAGGAACTGTCGAACGGGCGCATCTGCATCGAGGTCTTCCCCTCGTCGCAGCTCGGCGAAGAGAAGGACACGATCGAGCAGACCCAGTTCGGCGTGATCGACATGGTGCGCGCCTCGTTCGGCTCGTTCAACGACATCGTGCCCGAGGCGCAGCTCCTGTCGCTGCCCTACCTCTTCCGCTCGGAAGAGCATCTGCACAATGTGATGGACGGCCCGATCGGCGACGAGCTCGCCAAGGCCTTCGAGGCCAAGGACCTGATCGCGGTGGCCTACTATGACGGTGGCTCGCGCAGCTTCTACAACAGCCAGAAGCCGATCACCAAGGTCGAGGACCTCAAGGGCATGAAGTTCCGCGTCATGCAGTCGGACGTCTTCGTGGACATGATGTCCGCGCTCGGCGCCAATGCGACGCCGATGCCCTACGGCGAGGTCTATTCCTCGATCCAGACCGGCGTCATCGACGGGGCCGAGAACAACTGGCCGTCCTACGACAGCTCGGGCCATTTCGAGGTGGCGAAATACTACACGCTCGACCAGCATCTGATGGTGCCCGAGCTGGTGGCGATCTCGAAGATCAAGTGGGACGCGCTCTCGCCCGAGGACCAGCAGGTGCTGCGTCAGGCGGCCGAAGAGTCCGAGCCCGTGCAGCGCAAGCTCTGGGCCGAGCAGGAGAAGGCCTCGGAAGAGAAGGTCGTGGCCTCCGGCGCCGAAGTCGTGCGCGAGATCGACAAGACCCCCTTCATCGAGGCGATGGCTCCGGTCTACGAGAAATATGTGACCAAGCCGGAATATCAGGATCTCGTGAAGCGGATCCAGGAAACCCAGTGA
- the uxaC gene encoding glucuronate isomerase produces MGLLQEDRLFPVDEGTRALARSLYATVKDLPIISPHGHTDPRWFAENEPFPDPAQLFVTPDHYVFRMLHSQGIPLEAMGVPRADGGPTETDGRKIWRLFASNFHLFRGTPSRLWLDHAFSEVFGVNERLSAETADAAYDQIADCLARPEFRPRALFERFGIEAIATTESALDDLRWHRMIRESGWQGRVVTAYRPDAVVDPEFAGFAENVAQLGQLTGEDTATWEGYLAAHRKRRSYFKEFGATSSDHGHATARTEDLPQAEAAALFARALTGACTAEEADAFRGQMLTEMARMSLEDGLVLQIHPGSFRNHSRPVLDRFGRDKGFDIPTRTDYVRALRPLLSAVGGDPRLTVIVFTLDETAYARELAPLAGVYPALKLGPAWWFHDSPEGMRRFREMTTETAGFYNTVGFNDDTRAFCSIPARHDVARRVDCAFLATLVATGRLDAEEAPEVAHDLAYRLAKEAYRL; encoded by the coding sequence ATGGGGCTGCTGCAGGAAGATCGGCTGTTTCCGGTCGATGAGGGCACCCGGGCACTGGCCCGCTCGCTCTATGCGACGGTGAAGGATCTGCCGATCATCTCGCCGCATGGGCACACAGACCCGCGCTGGTTCGCCGAGAACGAGCCCTTCCCGGACCCCGCGCAGCTCTTCGTCACGCCCGACCATTACGTCTTCCGCATGCTCCATTCGCAGGGCATCCCGCTCGAGGCGATGGGGGTGCCGCGCGCCGATGGCGGCCCGACCGAGACGGACGGACGCAAGATCTGGCGGCTCTTTGCCTCGAACTTCCATCTCTTCCGCGGCACGCCCTCGCGGCTCTGGCTCGATCATGCCTTCTCGGAGGTGTTCGGCGTGAACGAGCGGCTGTCGGCCGAAACGGCGGATGCGGCCTACGACCAGATCGCCGATTGCCTCGCGCGGCCCGAGTTCCGTCCCCGCGCGCTCTTCGAGCGGTTCGGGATCGAGGCGATCGCCACCACGGAAAGCGCGCTCGACGACCTGCGCTGGCACCGCATGATCCGCGAGAGCGGCTGGCAGGGCAGGGTGGTCACGGCCTACCGTCCCGATGCGGTGGTCGATCCCGAATTCGCGGGCTTTGCGGAGAATGTGGCGCAACTGGGCCAGCTGACCGGCGAGGATACCGCGACCTGGGAAGGCTATCTCGCCGCCCACCGCAAGCGCCGGTCCTATTTCAAGGAGTTCGGCGCCACCTCTTCGGACCATGGCCATGCGACGGCGCGGACCGAGGATCTGCCGCAGGCCGAGGCGGCCGCGCTCTTCGCCAGGGCGCTTACGGGCGCCTGCACGGCCGAGGAGGCGGATGCGTTCCGCGGCCAGATGCTGACCGAGATGGCGCGCATGAGCCTCGAGGACGGGCTGGTGCTCCAGATCCATCCGGGCAGCTTCCGCAACCATTCCCGGCCCGTGCTCGACCGGTTCGGCCGCGACAAGGGCTTCGACATTCCGACCCGCACCGATTACGTCCGCGCGCTGCGCCCGCTTCTGTCGGCGGTGGGGGGCGATCCGCGGCTGACGGTGATCGTCTTCACGCTGGACGAGACCGCCTATGCGCGGGAACTGGCGCCCCTCGCCGGGGTCTATCCCGCGCTGAAGCTCGGCCCCGCCTGGTGGTTCCACGACAGCCCCGAGGGGATGCGCCGCTTCCGCGAGATGACGACCGAGACGGCGGGCTTCTACAACACCGTGGGCTTCAACGACGACACCCGCGCCTTCTGCTCGATCCCGGCCCGTCACGACGTGGCCCGGCGCGTGGATTGCGCCTTCCTGGCGACGCTGGTCGCCACGGGGCGCCTCGACGCGGAGGAGGCGCCGGAGGTGGCGCACGATCTGGCCTACCGCCTCGCGAAAGAGGCCTACAGGCTCTGA
- a CDS encoding GntR family transcriptional regulator, translating into MTDAITLPALEAPLRPSVTDQVFDQLHDRIIELDLPPGTKLSEIEVARQFGVSRQPVRDAFYRLSKLGFLSIRPQRATTVSQISTRSVMQARFIRAAIEAETVRVACERLTEADHAALWRLLDLQREASEARDRLRFHALDDQFHRELCDRSGCGFAWEIVRENKSHMDRVRYLSLAFASQDAYGDHLEVMQAIEARDAPEAMRRMHSHLSRIKIQIERIRLDHQAYFAQEDACLPDL; encoded by the coding sequence ATGACCGACGCGATCACGCTGCCTGCCCTCGAGGCGCCCCTCCGCCCGTCGGTCACCGATCAGGTGTTCGACCAACTGCACGACCGCATCATCGAGCTGGACCTGCCGCCCGGCACCAAGCTTTCCGAGATCGAGGTCGCGCGGCAGTTCGGCGTCTCGCGCCAGCCGGTGCGCGATGCCTTCTACCGCCTGTCGAAGCTGGGTTTCCTGTCCATCCGCCCGCAGCGTGCGACGACGGTCTCGCAGATCTCGACCCGCAGCGTCATGCAGGCGCGCTTCATCCGCGCGGCGATAGAGGCCGAGACGGTGCGCGTGGCCTGCGAGCGGCTGACCGAGGCCGATCATGCCGCGCTCTGGCGGCTCCTCGACCTCCAGCGCGAGGCCTCGGAGGCGCGCGACCGGCTGCGCTTCCATGCGCTCGACGACCAGTTCCACCGCGAACTCTGCGACCGGTCGGGCTGCGGATTCGCCTGGGAGATCGTCCGCGAGAACAAGTCCCACATGGACCGGGTGCGCTATCTCTCGCTGGCCTTCGCCTCCCAGGACGCCTATGGAGACCACCTCGAGGTGATGCAGGCCATCGAGGCGCGCGACGCGCCCGAGGCCATGCGGCGGATGCACAGTCACCTCAGCCGCATTAAGATCCAGATCGAGCGCATCCGGCTCGATCATCAGGCCTATTTCGCACAGGAGGACGCATGTCTGCCCGATCTTTGA
- a CDS encoding sensor histidine kinase → MAKPQAPREGDGDPVWADSVWMDVMSAVDRTYADLVDYQERLERQNAELESLRSFHASVLASVSDILIVVSRAGLIEEVSASVPARTRLPRAALCGRPASDLFAEADRPALQEAMRRATDARSALTLEAGLETPEGPSAVELSLSPRFDERGRAAGLVLTGRSVAELRQAYAELAESHDELKAAQALLVRNEKLASLGRLLAGVAHELNNPISFVYANAHALGRYATKFEQYFEQVQAGAPREALIRLREELKLDREVRNLRDAVQGARDGAERVRDIVEDLRRLSSEGSGEMEGFDLVAVAQVATAWVLRGARRPVAVEVTGEAHLPVRGRPGHVQQVVMNLVQNALDAVEEVPEPRISIEHRIEGDRAVLTVRDSGPGVPEALAQAIFDPFFTTKPVGRGTGLGLPISHKIAEEHGGRLVLGEEGPGAAFRLELPLDREIR, encoded by the coding sequence ATGGCGAAACCGCAGGCACCGCGCGAGGGAGACGGCGATCCGGTCTGGGCCGACTCGGTCTGGATGGACGTCATGTCGGCCGTCGACCGGACCTATGCCGATCTCGTGGACTATCAGGAGCGGCTCGAGCGGCAGAATGCCGAACTCGAAAGCCTGCGCTCGTTCCATGCCTCGGTGCTGGCCTCGGTGTCCGACATTCTCATCGTCGTCTCGCGCGCGGGTCTGATCGAGGAGGTCTCGGCCTCCGTCCCGGCCCGCACCCGCCTGCCCCGCGCGGCACTCTGCGGGCGGCCCGCGTCGGACCTCTTCGCCGAGGCCGACCGTCCCGCGCTTCAGGAGGCGATGCGCCGCGCCACGGACGCGCGCAGCGCCCTCACCCTCGAGGCGGGGCTCGAGACCCCCGAGGGCCCGAGCGCGGTGGAGCTCTCGCTGTCGCCCCGCTTCGACGAGCGTGGCCGCGCGGCGGGCCTCGTGCTCACCGGCCGGTCGGTGGCGGAGCTGCGGCAGGCCTATGCCGAACTGGCCGAGAGCCATGACGAGCTGAAGGCGGCGCAGGCGCTGCTGGTGCGGAACGAGAAGCTCGCCTCGCTCGGCCGCCTCCTCGCGGGCGTGGCGCATGAGCTGAACAATCCGATCAGCTTCGTCTATGCCAATGCCCATGCGCTCGGCCGCTACGCCACCAAGTTCGAGCAGTATTTCGAGCAGGTGCAGGCGGGTGCCCCGCGCGAGGCGCTGATCCGGCTGCGCGAGGAGCTGAAGCTCGACCGCGAGGTGCGCAACCTGCGCGATGCGGTGCAGGGCGCGCGCGACGGGGCCGAGCGGGTGCGCGACATCGTCGAGGACCTGCGGCGGCTCTCCTCCGAAGGATCGGGCGAGATGGAGGGCTTCGACCTTGTGGCGGTGGCGCAGGTGGCCACCGCTTGGGTCCTGCGCGGCGCGCGCCGACCGGTGGCGGTCGAGGTCACGGGCGAGGCCCATCTGCCGGTGCGGGGGCGGCCCGGCCATGTGCAGCAGGTGGTGATGAACCTCGTGCAGAACGCGCTCGACGCGGTCGAGGAGGTGCCCGAGCCGCGCATTTCCATCGAGCACCGGATCGAGGGCGACCGCGCGGTGCTGACGGTACGCGACAGCGGGCCGGGCGTGCCCGAGGCGCTGGCGCAGGCGATCTTCGATCCGTTCTTCACCACGAAACCGGTGGGGCGCGGCACCGGCCTCGGCCTGCCCATCTCGCACAAGATCGCCGAAGAGCATGGCGGGCGGCTCGTGCTCGGCGAGGAGGGTCCGGGCGCCGCCTTCCGCCTCGAACTGCCGCTCGACCGGGAGATCCGATGA
- a CDS encoding NADH-quinone oxidoreductase subunit B family protein: protein MNILWLQASGCGGCTMSLLCAEAPGLFDLLEDAGLCFLWHPSLSVESGAEVRALLDRIEAGAQPLDILCVEGAIARGPRGTGRFQMLAGTGRSMLETVTRLAPLARHVVAVGSCAAFGGMTSAGGNPSDATGLQYEGTHEGGILPPEFRARDGLPVVNVAGCPTHPGWVTETLMLLGGSALAAGDLDRFGRPRFYADHLVHHGCSRNEYYEYKASARTPGEIGCMMEHMGCIGTQAVGDCNIRPWNGSGSCTSGGYACIACTAPEFEEPRHPYSETPKIGGIPVGLPSDMPKAWFMALASLSKAATPERIRRNAASDRIEVPPTLRMPKR, encoded by the coding sequence ATGAACATTCTCTGGCTTCAGGCCTCGGGCTGCGGCGGCTGCACCATGTCGCTCCTCTGCGCCGAGGCGCCGGGCCTCTTCGACCTTCTCGAGGATGCGGGCCTGTGCTTCCTGTGGCACCCCTCGCTTTCGGTCGAGTCCGGGGCGGAGGTGCGGGCGCTCCTCGACCGGATCGAGGCGGGAGCGCAGCCGCTCGACATCCTCTGCGTCGAGGGCGCCATCGCGCGCGGGCCCCGCGGCACCGGACGGTTCCAGATGCTCGCGGGCACCGGGCGCTCGATGCTCGAGACCGTCACGCGGCTCGCGCCCCTTGCCCGGCATGTGGTGGCGGTGGGCAGTTGCGCGGCCTTCGGCGGGATGACGAGCGCGGGCGGCAACCCCTCGGACGCGACGGGGCTCCAGTACGAGGGTACCCACGAGGGCGGCATCCTTCCGCCCGAGTTCCGGGCGCGGGACGGCCTGCCCGTGGTGAATGTCGCGGGCTGCCCGACCCATCCGGGCTGGGTGACCGAGACGCTGATGCTGCTAGGCGGCAGCGCACTGGCGGCCGGCGATCTCGACCGGTTCGGCCGCCCACGCTTCTACGCCGATCATCTCGTGCATCACGGCTGCTCGCGCAACGAATATTACGAATACAAGGCCAGCGCCCGCACCCCCGGCGAGATCGGCTGCATGATGGAACATATGGGCTGCATCGGCACGCAGGCGGTGGGCGACTGCAACATCCGGCCCTGGAACGGCAGCGGCTCCTGCACCTCGGGCGGCTATGCCTGCATCGCCTGCACCGCGCCCGAATTCGAGGAGCCGCGCCACCCCTACTCCGAGACGCCCAAGATCGGCGGCATCCCGGTGGGCCTGCCCTCGGACATGCCGAAGGCCTGGTTCATGGCGCTGGCGAGCCTGTCCAAGGCCGCCACGCCCGAGCGCATACGGCGGAACGCGGCCTCCGACCGGATCGAGGTGCCCCCCACGCTCCGGATGCCGAAGCGATGA
- a CDS encoding nickel-dependent hydrogenase large subunit, translating to MTRLVVGPFNRVEGDLEVHLEVAEGAVTAARVNAPLYRGFERMLEGRDPRDALTITPRICGICSISQSVAAARALGAAMGLAPAPAGERVAALIHAVENAADHLTHFNLFFMPDFTRPAYAGRSWHGRALARFTAMEGSAQREAVAARADLLHILGLLAGKWPHTLAVQPGGVTRAPGAAERMRILSSLRSFRRHLERTLFGGPLEAFAALEIEAALLSWGRGDAGLFLEIAADLGLAGLGCGAGRYLSFGAYPLPEGPAFAAGTWQAGAPVPLDPGLIREDLSHAWMLGEAAHPSEGRTLPDEEMREAAYSWCKAPRLDGRPMETGALARQVVAGHPLARDLARQGGVLARVGARLLELARTQILMEELAQGIDPAARFMVAMGPLPRDAQGAGLVEAARGALGHWVRLRGGLIDRYQIVAPTTWNFSPRDAAGVPGPLEAALVGAPVEPGETTPLSVQHVVRSFDPCMVCTVH from the coding sequence ATGACGCGGCTGGTGGTCGGCCCGTTCAACCGGGTCGAGGGGGATCTCGAGGTTCATCTGGAGGTGGCGGAGGGCGCTGTGACGGCGGCGCGGGTGAATGCGCCGCTCTACCGCGGCTTCGAGCGCATGCTCGAGGGCCGCGATCCCCGCGACGCACTGACCATCACGCCGCGGATCTGCGGGATCTGCTCGATCAGCCAGTCGGTCGCGGCAGCGCGCGCGCTCGGCGCGGCGATGGGTCTCGCGCCTGCACCGGCGGGCGAGCGGGTGGCGGCGCTGATCCATGCGGTCGAGAATGCGGCCGATCACCTGACCCATTTCAACCTCTTCTTCATGCCGGACTTCACCCGCCCCGCCTATGCCGGTCGGAGCTGGCACGGGCGCGCGCTGGCCCGCTTCACGGCGATGGAGGGCAGCGCGCAGCGCGAGGCGGTGGCCGCGCGGGCGGATCTCCTCCACATCCTCGGGCTTCTGGCCGGGAAATGGCCGCACACGCTGGCCGTCCAGCCGGGCGGCGTCACCCGCGCGCCCGGCGCGGCCGAGCGGATGCGGATCCTCTCCAGCCTGCGAAGCTTCCGCCGCCACCTCGAACGCACGCTCTTCGGCGGCCCGCTCGAGGCCTTCGCGGCGCTCGAGATCGAAGCGGCGCTCCTGTCTTGGGGCCGCGGAGATGCCGGGCTGTTTCTCGAGATCGCGGCGGATCTCGGGCTTGCCGGCCTCGGCTGCGGCGCCGGGCGCTATCTCAGCTTCGGCGCCTATCCCCTGCCCGAGGGGCCGGCCTTCGCCGCGGGCACCTGGCAGGCGGGGGCGCCCGTCCCGCTCGACCCCGGCCTCATCCGCGAGGATCTGAGCCATGCCTGGATGCTGGGCGAGGCCGCCCATCCCTCCGAAGGCCGCACCCTGCCCGACGAGGAGATGCGCGAGGCCGCCTACAGCTGGTGCAAGGCGCCCCGTCTGGACGGGCGGCCGATGGAGACGGGGGCGCTTGCGCGGCAGGTGGTGGCGGGCCATCCGCTCGCGCGCGATCTGGCGCGGCAGGGCGGCGTGCTCGCCCGCGTGGGAGCGCGGCTGCTGGAGCTCGCCCGGACGCAGATCCTGATGGAAGAGCTGGCGCAGGGCATCGATCCTGCGGCCCGCTTCATGGTGGCGATGGGGCCGCTGCCCCGGGATGCACAGGGGGCGGGACTGGTCGAGGCCGCGCGCGGCGCGCTCGGCCACTGGGTCCGGCTGCGGGGCGGGCTCATCGACCGCTATCAGATCGTGGCGCCCACCACCTGGAACTTCAGCCCGCGCGATGCGGCAGGGGTGCCGGGCCCGCTCGAGGCCGCGCTGGTGGGCGCCCCCGTCGAGCCCGGCGAGACGACGCCGCTCTCGGTGCAGCATGTGGTGCGCAGCTTCGATCCCTGCATGGTCTGCACGGTACATTGA
- the hypF gene encoding carbamoyltransferase HypF encodes MDQSEGQEIRVRGQVQGVGFRPFVWQLARRLELEGEVLNDGAGVLIRATGARLGEFLAALGAEAPPLARVDAIEARPARVERRPFRIAPSAGGTVATRVTPDAATCPACLAEIRGTGRRHGYAFTNCTHCGPRYTILRELPYDRARTSMAPFPMCPDCRAEYEDPADRRFHAQPIACPACGPRLWLEAEGICLVDGPVRAEGAEAPQGVPRASDPVAEAARLLAQGGILAVKGLGGFHLACDARDRDALRRLRLRKRRPGKPFALMATEEMAAEIADPAEADRVLLRDPAAPVVLVRGRGRLPEEVAPGMTTLGIMRPYTPLHHRLIEAFGGPLVMTSANRSGAPQVIGNGEARAELAGIADAFLMHDRAIVRRLDDSVERARPPMVLRRARGRAPGTLPLPEGFGRAPRVLALGGQMKAAICLVKDGQALLSHHLGDLDEAQSFEAFTRAIADHAALFDHRAEFVAVDLHPGYRATEAGRRMGLPVAEVQHHHAHLAACLGDALWPLGAGPVAGIVLDGTGLGSDGTIWGGELLLGSYREVLRVAHLAPAPLPGGEAAAREPWRNALVRLDAAGLGDLADRLFPDRPRETLRRAVAAGVNAPLSSSAGRLFDAVAACLGLAADRQSYEGEAAMRLEALEGTGAPYPFAGLDPTPMFRALAADLAAGVPPGAISDSFHRGLARAFCAPARALVAEGRAEAVALTGGAFQNARLLAACLAELTGVPVLTHRAVPANDGGLALGQALVAAARHMGAAEGL; translated from the coding sequence TTGGACCAGAGTGAGGGGCAGGAGATCCGCGTGCGCGGACAGGTGCAGGGGGTGGGGTTCCGCCCCTTCGTCTGGCAGCTCGCGCGGCGACTGGAGCTTGAGGGCGAAGTGCTGAACGACGGGGCGGGCGTGCTGATCCGCGCCACGGGCGCTCGGCTCGGCGAATTTCTGGCAGCCCTCGGGGCGGAAGCGCCGCCGCTGGCGCGGGTGGATGCCATCGAGGCGCGGCCCGCGCGAGTGGAACGCCGGCCCTTCCGCATCGCACCGAGCGCGGGCGGCACCGTCGCGACCCGGGTGACGCCGGATGCCGCCACCTGCCCCGCGTGCCTCGCCGAGATCCGCGGCACCGGGCGGCGGCACGGCTATGCCTTCACCAACTGCACCCATTGCGGGCCGCGCTACACGATCCTGCGCGAGCTGCCCTATGACCGGGCGCGGACCTCGATGGCGCCCTTCCCGATGTGTCCGGACTGCCGCGCGGAGTACGAGGACCCGGCCGACCGGCGCTTTCACGCCCAGCCCATCGCCTGCCCGGCCTGCGGCCCGCGGCTCTGGCTCGAGGCGGAGGGGATCTGCCTCGTCGACGGGCCGGTGCGGGCGGAGGGCGCGGAAGCGCCGCAGGGGGTGCCCCGCGCCAGCGATCCGGTTGCGGAAGCGGCGCGCCTGCTGGCGCAGGGGGGCATCCTCGCCGTGAAGGGTCTGGGCGGGTTCCATCTGGCCTGCGATGCGCGCGACAGGGACGCGCTCCGGCGGCTCCGCCTGCGGAAGCGGCGGCCCGGCAAGCCCTTCGCCCTGATGGCCACGGAGGAGATGGCGGCCGAGATCGCCGATCCGGCCGAGGCCGACCGGGTGCTTCTGCGCGATCCGGCTGCCCCGGTGGTGCTGGTGCGCGGCCGCGGGCGCCTGCCCGAGGAGGTGGCGCCCGGCATGACCACGCTCGGGATCATGCGGCCCTACACGCCGCTGCACCATCGGCTGATCGAGGCCTTCGGCGGGCCGCTGGTCATGACCTCGGCCAACCGCTCGGGCGCTCCGCAGGTCATCGGCAATGGCGAGGCGCGGGCGGAGCTGGCGGGCATCGCCGACGCGTTCCTCATGCACGACCGGGCCATCGTCCGGCGGCTCGACGACAGCGTGGAACGCGCCCGCCCGCCGATGGTGCTGCGCCGGGCGCGCGGCCGCGCACCCGGAACGCTGCCTCTGCCCGAAGGGTTCGGTCGCGCGCCGCGCGTGCTGGCGCTCGGCGGGCAGATGAAGGCGGCGATCTGCCTCGTGAAGGACGGGCAGGCGCTGCTCTCGCATCATCTGGGCGATCTCGACGAGGCGCAGAGCTTCGAGGCCTTCACCCGGGCCATCGCCGATCATGCGGCGCTCTTCGACCATCGGGCGGAGTTCGTGGCGGTGGACCTCCATCCGGGCTATCGCGCGACCGAAGCGGGGCGGCGGATGGGGCTGCCTGTGGCCGAGGTGCAGCATCACCACGCCCATCTCGCGGCCTGTCTGGGCGACGCGCTCTGGCCGCTCGGGGCCGGGCCGGTGGCCGGGATCGTGCTGGACGGAACCGGCCTCGGCAGTGACGGCACGATCTGGGGCGGCGAGCTCCTGCTCGGCAGCTACCGCGAGGTGCTCCGCGTGGCGCATCTGGCACCGGCGCCCCTGCCCGGCGGCGAGGCGGCCGCGCGCGAGCCCTGGCGGAATGCGCTGGTGCGGCTCGATGCGGCGGGCCTTGGCGATCTGGCCGACCGGCTGTTTCCCGACCGCCCGCGCGAGACCCTGCGGCGGGCGGTGGCGGCGGGCGTGAACGCGCCGCTTTCCTCCTCGGCGGGGCGGCTCTTCGATGCGGTCGCGGCCTGCCTCGGTCTGGCCGCGGACCGGCAGAGCTACGAGGGAGAGGCCGCGATGCGGCTCGAGGCGCTCGAGGGAACCGGCGCGCCCTATCCGTTCGCGGGCCTCGATCCCACGCCGATGTTCCGGGCGCTGGCCGCGGATCTGGCCGCGGGCGTGCCGCCGGGCGCGATCTCGGACAGCTTCCACCGTGGCCTCGCCCGCGCGTTCTGCGCGCCCGCGCGCGCGCTCGTGGCCGAGGGCCGGGCCGAGGCGGTGGCGCTGACGGGGGGCGCTTTCCAGAATGCCCGGCTGCTCGCCGCCTGCCTTGCCGAGCTCACGGGCGTGCCGGTTCTGACCCACCGGGCGGTGCCTGCGAACGACGGCGGGCTGGCGCTCGGGCAGGCGCTCGTTGCCGCGGCGCGGCATATGGGCGCGGCGGAAGGCCTGTGA
- a CDS encoding hydrogenase small subunit — MPQIETFYDVMRRQGITRRSFMKYCSLTAAALGLGPSFVPKIAHAMETKPRTPVIWVHGLECTCCSESFIRAAHPLAKDVVLSMISLDYDDTLMAAAGHQAEAALMDTIEKYKGNYILAVEGNPPLNEDGMYCIIGGKPFVEQLKMAAEHAKAIISWGACASYGCVQAAAPNPTRATPVHKVILDKPIVKVPGCPPIAEVMTGVITYMLTFDRLPELDRQGRPAMFYSQRIHDKCYRRPHFDAGQFVEAWDDDYAKKGYCLYKMGCKGPTTYNACSTVRWNEGVSFPIQSGHGCIGCSEDGFWDQGSFYDRLTTIKQFGVEANADTIGLTAVGALGAGVAAHIAATALKSAQKKSQAANTAKTDEKTEA, encoded by the coding sequence TTGCCCCAGATCGAAACCTTCTACGATGTGATGCGCCGCCAGGGGATCACCCGGCGCAGCTTCATGAAATACTGCTCGCTCACGGCGGCGGCGCTGGGGCTCGGCCCCTCCTTCGTGCCGAAGATCGCGCACGCGATGGAGACGAAGCCGCGCACACCGGTGATCTGGGTCCATGGGCTCGAATGCACCTGCTGCTCGGAGAGCTTCATCCGCGCGGCCCATCCGCTGGCCAAGGACGTCGTCCTGTCGATGATCTCGCTCGACTATGACGACACGCTGATGGCGGCGGCGGGCCATCAGGCCGAAGCCGCGCTGATGGACACGATCGAGAAATACAAGGGCAACTACATCCTTGCCGTCGAGGGCAACCCGCCGCTGAACGAGGACGGGATGTATTGCATCATCGGCGGCAAGCCCTTCGTCGAGCAGCTGAAGATGGCGGCCGAACATGCCAAGGCGATCATCAGCTGGGGGGCCTGCGCCTCCTACGGCTGCGTGCAGGCGGCCGCCCCCAACCCCACGCGGGCCACGCCCGTGCACAAGGTCATCCTCGACAAGCCGATCGTCAAGGTGCCGGGCTGCCCGCCCATCGCCGAAGTCATGACCGGCGTCATCACCTACATGCTGACCTTCGACCGGCTGCCCGAGCTCGACCGTCAGGGCCGCCCGGCGATGTTCTACAGCCAGCGCATCCACGACAAATGCTACCGCCGCCCGCATTTCGACGCGGGCCAGTTCGTCGAGGCCTGGGACGACGACTACGCCAAGAAGGGCTACTGCCTCTACAAGATGGGCTGCAAGGGGCCGACCACCTACAACGCCTGCTCGACCGTGCGCTGGAACGAGGGCGTGAGCTTCCCGATCCAGTCCGGCCACGGCTGCATCGGCTGCTCGGAGGACGGCTTCTGGGATCAGGGATCCTTCTACGACCGGCTGACCACCATCAAGCAGTTCGGCGTCGAGGCCAATGCCGACACGATCGGCCTCACGGCCGTGGGCGCGCTCGGCGCGGGCGTGGCGGCCCATATCGCGGCCACCGCCCTCAAGAGCGCGCAGAAGAAATCGCAGGCGGCCAATACCGCGAAGACAGACGAAAAGACGGAGGCCTGA